In Agrobacterium sp. RAC06, a single window of DNA contains:
- a CDS encoding AtpZ/AtpI family protein: MTDHREEDLEERRRRLTTELAERDAKVKDEERAEINADQTRKGYGMAMKISSEFISAIIVGAILGYLFDYFVGTGPWGMIVMLLIGFCAGVLNVMRVVGIVASPHPADRRLDLDDKGNGR, from the coding sequence ATGACGGACCACCGGGAAGAAGATCTGGAAGAGCGCCGCAGACGGCTGACCACGGAACTCGCTGAGCGGGATGCCAAGGTCAAGGACGAGGAGCGAGCCGAGATCAATGCCGACCAGACCCGCAAGGGATATGGTATGGCAATGAAGATCTCGAGCGAATTCATCTCCGCCATCATTGTTGGTGCCATCCTGGGTTATCTTTTCGACTACTTTGTGGGCACGGGGCCATGGGGCATGATCGTCATGCTTCTTATCGGTTTCTGCGCCGGCGTGTTGAACGTCATGCGCGTCGTCGGGATCGTGGCATCGCCACATCCGGCGGATCGCAGACTGGACTTGGACGACAAGGGCAACGGTCGCTGA
- a CDS encoding F0F1 ATP synthase subunit C has translation MEAEAAKYIGAGLACLGMAGTSLALGRIFGDYLTGALRNPSAADSQFGRLVFGFAVTEALGIFSLLIALLLLFAV, from the coding sequence ATGGAAGCGGAAGCAGCAAAGTACATCGGCGCGGGTCTCGCATGCCTCGGCATGGCTGGTACGTCCCTCGCTCTCGGCCGTATCTTCGGTGACTACCTGACCGGGGCACTGCGCAACCCGTCTGCTGCTGACAGCCAGTTCGGCCGTCTGGTATTCGGCTTCGCCGTTACGGAAGCTCTGGGCATCTTCTCGCTGCTCATCGCTCTCCTTCTCCTGTTCGCCGTCTGA
- a CDS encoding F0F1 ATP synthase subunit A yields the protein MANDPTSQFLVKPIVPIEIGGIDFSFTNASLFMVATVAAASGFLYFSTANRGLIPTRMQSVAEMAYEFIASMLREGAGSKGMHFFPMVFSLFMFVLTANLLGMFPYFFTITSQIIVTFALALFVILTVLIYGFYKHGLHFLSIFAPSGVPGALLPLVSTIEVVSFLSRPISLSVRLFANMLAGHITLKVFAGFVVSMSAAGAVGVAGSILPLIMTVAMTALEFLVAFLQAYVFAVLTCMYLNDAVHGGH from the coding sequence GTGGCAAACGATCCCACTTCCCAGTTCCTTGTGAAGCCGATTGTACCGATCGAAATCGGCGGGATTGATTTTTCGTTCACCAACGCCTCCCTGTTCATGGTGGCAACCGTGGCTGCCGCCTCGGGCTTCCTCTACTTCTCGACCGCCAATCGCGGTCTCATCCCGACGCGCATGCAGTCGGTCGCCGAAATGGCCTACGAGTTCATTGCCTCCATGCTGCGCGAAGGCGCGGGCTCCAAGGGCATGCACTTCTTCCCGATGGTCTTCTCGCTGTTCATGTTCGTCCTGACGGCAAACCTGCTCGGCATGTTCCCCTACTTCTTCACGATCACCAGCCAGATCATCGTCACTTTTGCCCTGGCGCTGTTCGTCATCCTGACGGTCCTGATCTACGGCTTCTACAAGCACGGTCTGCACTTCCTCTCGATCTTTGCGCCATCCGGCGTTCCGGGCGCACTTTTGCCGCTCGTGTCGACGATTGAGGTCGTGTCCTTCCTGTCGCGCCCGATCAGCCTTTCGGTTCGTCTCTTCGCCAACATGCTGGCCGGTCACATCACGCTGAAGGTCTTCGCGGGCTTCGTGGTGTCGATGAGTGCTGCCGGTGCCGTCGGCGTCGCAGGCTCCATCCTGCCCCTCATCATGACGGTCGCCATGACCGCTCTCGAGTTTCTCGTTGCCTTCCTGCAGGCTTACGTCTTCGCGGTACTGACTTGCATGTACCTGAACGACGCCGTGCATGGTGGTCACTGA